In the Streptomyces fradiae ATCC 10745 = DSM 40063 genome, one interval contains:
- the fdhF gene encoding formate dehydrogenase subunit alpha, whose product MTGDAGGAPDGTPADAPGTPDGTPADAPGDSPDGDSAGPPAGTPADAPDAPGGRLHVEVDGAAVAVPAGASLLAAVRAAGAELPALCSDDRFGPAGSCRTCLVRAGGRIAAACVTPAVSGARVDTAAADLVRLRREAVEVIASVLPPRALAGDNPSELARVCRSLGVGPDAARGTGGRGRDDSHPYVHLDRDLCIACGRCVRMCAEVQGTFALTLVGRGADTQVAPGTGGPWAESDCVACGGCVDTCPTGAITQPGPAAGLTSAYAPPTATRTTCGYCGVGCALDVVADGGRVTAVLPARDGPVNDGHACVKGRFAHGFLTSPERLTRPLVRRGGRLEPAGWDEALERVARGLRAAVAAGGPDAVAAVSSARATNEENYLVQKFMRVVVGTNNVDNCSRLCHSPSAAGLTASFGLPGGTDSFDGVERADCLFVVGANPVEAHPVVGARLLRRALEGAALVVADPRAVGLAVHADLHLRPRPGTNVALFHGIAHVLLTEGLADTAFLRARATGLPELTELLAGYPPERVQDITGVPAGDVVAAARLYGRAERPAIVYGLGVTEHRHGTDGVRTLANLAILRGAVGTDRGYGVNPLRGQNNVQGASDMGALPDVLPGYAKVSDPSARAVAEAVWGAPVPPRPGLRLPGMFAAARAGTLKALWVIGEDVRATDPDANRVARALDACPFVVCSELFPSETARHADVVLPAAAWLEKEGTFVNFDRRFQRVRRAVPPPGEARSDFDIVRSLARVMGADLGCATPADALAECARLAAPLFGGLSHARIDREGAVPWPCPDPGAPGEAKLYGRGFATPDGRAHLAAAPYLPPGEAPDDGYPLVLVTGRRWAHYNSGSMTRRGDGLALGPADFLDVHPEDADRYGLRDGAPVVVESRHGRARLVARIGEETAPGQVFCAFHFPASGVNRLTSHHADTVTSCPEYKVTAVRVSAP is encoded by the coding sequence ATGACCGGCGACGCGGGCGGCGCCCCGGACGGCACCCCGGCAGACGCACCCGGCACCCCGGACGGCACCCCGGCAGACGCACCCGGAGACTCGCCGGACGGCGACAGCGCGGGTCCCCCGGCGGGAACTCCGGCCGACGCCCCCGACGCCCCCGGCGGCCGCCTCCACGTCGAGGTCGACGGAGCGGCCGTCGCCGTGCCGGCGGGCGCCTCGCTGCTCGCGGCCGTGCGGGCCGCCGGGGCCGAACTGCCGGCGCTCTGCTCGGACGACCGGTTCGGCCCCGCCGGCTCCTGCCGTACGTGCCTGGTGCGCGCCGGCGGACGGATCGCCGCCGCCTGCGTGACCCCCGCCGTGTCCGGCGCGCGGGTGGACACCGCCGCCGCGGACCTCGTGCGGCTGCGCCGCGAGGCGGTGGAGGTCATCGCCTCGGTCCTGCCGCCCCGCGCGCTGGCCGGGGACAACCCCAGCGAACTGGCGCGCGTCTGCCGGTCGCTCGGGGTAGGCCCCGACGCCGCGCGGGGCACCGGGGGCCGGGGCCGCGACGACTCCCACCCGTACGTCCACCTCGACCGGGACCTGTGCATCGCCTGCGGCCGCTGCGTCCGGATGTGCGCCGAGGTGCAGGGCACCTTCGCGCTCACCCTCGTCGGCCGGGGCGCCGACACGCAGGTCGCCCCCGGCACCGGCGGCCCCTGGGCCGAGTCGGACTGCGTGGCGTGCGGCGGCTGCGTCGACACCTGCCCCACCGGCGCGATCACCCAGCCGGGGCCGGCGGCCGGGCTCACCTCCGCGTACGCGCCCCCCACCGCGACGCGTACGACGTGCGGGTACTGCGGGGTCGGCTGCGCCCTGGACGTCGTCGCCGACGGCGGGCGGGTCACCGCGGTGCTGCCGGCACGGGACGGCCCCGTCAACGACGGGCACGCCTGCGTGAAGGGGCGCTTCGCCCACGGCTTCCTCACCTCCCCCGAGCGGCTCACCCGGCCGCTCGTCCGGCGCGGCGGCCGGCTGGAGCCCGCCGGGTGGGACGAGGCGCTGGAGCGCGTCGCCCGCGGGCTGCGCGCGGCCGTCGCGGCGGGCGGCCCGGACGCCGTGGCGGCCGTGTCGTCGGCCCGCGCCACCAACGAGGAGAACTACCTCGTCCAGAAGTTCATGCGGGTGGTCGTCGGCACCAACAACGTGGACAACTGCTCCCGCCTGTGCCACTCCCCCTCGGCCGCGGGACTCACCGCCTCCTTCGGGCTGCCGGGGGGCACCGACTCCTTCGACGGGGTGGAGCGGGCGGACTGCCTGTTCGTGGTGGGCGCGAACCCGGTCGAGGCCCATCCGGTGGTGGGGGCGCGCCTGCTGCGGCGGGCCCTGGAGGGGGCCGCGCTGGTCGTCGCCGACCCGCGCGCCGTCGGCCTCGCCGTCCACGCCGACCTTCACCTGCGGCCGCGGCCGGGCACCAACGTGGCGCTGTTCCACGGCATCGCGCACGTCCTGCTCACCGAGGGCCTGGCCGACACCGCGTTCCTGCGCGCACGCGCCACGGGGCTGCCGGAGCTCACCGAGCTGCTGGCCGGGTATCCGCCGGAGCGCGTCCAGGACATCACCGGCGTCCCGGCCGGGGACGTCGTCGCCGCCGCCCGGCTGTACGGACGGGCCGAGCGGCCCGCGATCGTCTACGGCCTCGGCGTCACCGAGCACCGGCACGGGACGGACGGGGTCCGCACCCTCGCCAACCTGGCGATCCTGCGGGGCGCCGTGGGCACGGACCGGGGCTACGGGGTGAACCCGCTGCGCGGCCAGAACAACGTCCAGGGCGCCTCCGACATGGGAGCCCTCCCCGACGTCCTGCCCGGCTACGCGAAGGTGTCCGACCCGTCGGCGCGGGCCGTGGCCGAGGCGGTGTGGGGCGCGCCGGTGCCGCCCCGGCCCGGCCTGCGGCTGCCCGGCATGTTCGCGGCGGCGCGGGCCGGGACGCTGAAGGCCCTGTGGGTCATCGGGGAGGACGTCCGCGCCACCGACCCCGACGCGAACCGGGTGGCGCGGGCCCTGGACGCCTGCCCGTTCGTCGTCTGCAGCGAGCTGTTCCCGTCCGAGACCGCCCGGCACGCCGACGTCGTCCTGCCGGCGGCGGCCTGGCTGGAGAAGGAGGGGACCTTCGTCAACTTCGACCGCAGGTTCCAGCGGGTGCGGCGGGCGGTGCCCCCGCCGGGAGAGGCGCGCAGCGACTTCGACATCGTGCGGTCCCTCGCCCGGGTGATGGGGGCCGACCTGGGGTGCGCCACCCCCGCGGACGCCCTCGCCGAGTGCGCGCGCCTCGCCGCGCCCCTCTTCGGGGGGCTCTCCCACGCGCGCATCGACCGCGAGGGCGCCGTCCCCTGGCCGTGCCCGGACCCCGGCGCTCCGGGCGAGGCGAAGCTGTACGGGAGGGGGTTCGCCACGCCGGACGGGCGGGCCCACCTGGCCGCGGCGCCCTACCTGCCGCCCGGGGAGGCCCCCGACGACGGCTACCCGCTGGTCCTGGTCACCGGCCGGCGCTGGGCCCACTACAACTCGGGCAGCATGACGCGGCGCGGCGACGGCCTCGCGCTCGGCCCGGCCGACTTCCTCGACGTCCACCCCGAGGACGCCGACCGGTACGGTCTGCGGGACGGCGCGCCGGTGGTCGTGGAGAGCCGGCACGGAAGGGCGCGGCTCGTCGCCCGGATCGGCGAGGAGACGGCGCCCGGCCAGGTCTTCTGCGCCTTCCACTTCCCGGCGAGCGGCGTCAACCGCCTCACCTCGCACCACGCGGACACGGTCACCTCGTGCCCCGAGTACAAGGTGACCGCGGTCCGCGTGTCCGCGCCGTGA
- a CDS encoding NAD(P)H-dependent oxidoreductase subunit E, which produces MDHPGPRDAFRALAGRRGRPGDRLIEALAGARSHTPDRPGAWAPEVARGLGLPAASGLGPAGYYADLAAPRGRRHVRVCTAAACFCARGGRPPSDVEEALGVVVDSVSADGGTSAQGVRCLGYCYAGPAALDGDAARTGPTLAAQLSGREPPRAPDVPAADGTGDPVLLSGPVAGEPAWRVWPAAVAAGAPEDVRREVAVSGLRGRGGAGYPVAAKWEAAGGAPGTVVVANGDEGDPGSYADRLLMESAAGRVLEGLALACFACGARRGVVLVRSEYPRALARMRDAVERAYADGHFGRSVHGTGTDLEVRVVEGAGSYVAGEETALIARLEGGRGCARPRPPYPARRGLWDAPTVVNNVETLAAVPWIVSRGGAAYAARGVPGETGTKLVCLSERFARPGAYEVELGTPVRRIVEELGGGLKGGAEAAVVQVGGPLGGFLGPDDLDVPLTAAALDAHGAALGHGGLVAFDRSVAPADAMRHVWEFAAAESCGACSPCRVGSRTGLEWALAGAPPDGAWERLSRVLAEASLCAFGRRVPAAVRSLARAYGEPLAGWSR; this is translated from the coding sequence GTGGACCACCCGGGCCCCCGCGACGCCTTCCGCGCCCTCGCGGGCCGGCGCGGACGTCCCGGGGACCGGCTGATCGAGGCGCTCGCCGGGGCCCGGTCGCACACCCCCGACCGGCCCGGGGCCTGGGCCCCCGAGGTGGCGCGGGGCCTGGGCCTGCCCGCCGCCTCCGGGCTCGGGCCCGCCGGGTACTACGCGGACCTCGCCGCCCCGCGCGGCCGGCGCCACGTCCGGGTGTGCACGGCGGCGGCCTGCTTCTGCGCCCGCGGCGGACGGCCGCCGTCCGATGTCGAGGAGGCGCTGGGCGTCGTGGTGGACTCCGTGTCGGCGGACGGCGGGACGTCGGCGCAGGGGGTGCGGTGCCTCGGGTACTGCTACGCGGGCCCGGCGGCGCTCGACGGCGACGCCGCCCGCACCGGCCCGACCCTGGCCGCCCAGCTGTCCGGGCGGGAGCCGCCGCGCGCGCCGGACGTGCCCGCGGCCGACGGAACCGGTGATCCCGTCCTGCTGAGCGGCCCGGTGGCCGGCGAACCCGCCTGGCGGGTCTGGCCCGCGGCGGTGGCGGCGGGCGCCCCCGAGGACGTGCGGCGCGAGGTGGCGGTGTCCGGGCTGCGGGGGCGGGGCGGCGCCGGCTACCCGGTCGCGGCGAAGTGGGAGGCGGCCGGCGGGGCGCCCGGAACGGTGGTGGTGGCCAACGGCGACGAGGGGGACCCCGGTTCGTACGCCGACCGGCTGCTCATGGAGTCGGCCGCCGGGCGGGTGCTGGAGGGTCTCGCGCTCGCCTGCTTCGCCTGCGGGGCGCGCCGGGGCGTGGTGCTGGTGCGCTCCGAGTACCCGCGGGCCCTGGCCCGGATGCGCGACGCGGTGGAACGCGCCTACGCAGACGGGCACTTCGGCCGGTCCGTGCACGGCACGGGCACGGACCTGGAGGTGCGGGTGGTGGAGGGCGCCGGGTCCTACGTGGCCGGTGAGGAGACCGCGCTGATCGCCCGTCTGGAGGGCGGCCGGGGGTGCGCACGGCCCCGGCCGCCGTATCCGGCCCGGCGCGGGCTGTGGGACGCGCCGACGGTGGTGAACAACGTCGAGACCCTGGCGGCCGTCCCGTGGATCGTCTCCCGCGGCGGCGCGGCCTACGCGGCGCGCGGGGTGCCCGGTGAGACCGGTACGAAGCTGGTGTGCCTGTCGGAGCGGTTCGCCCGGCCGGGGGCGTACGAGGTCGAGCTCGGCACGCCGGTGCGCCGGATCGTGGAGGAGCTGGGCGGCGGGCTCAAGGGCGGTGCCGAGGCGGCCGTCGTCCAGGTCGGCGGGCCGCTGGGCGGCTTCCTCGGCCCGGACGACCTCGACGTGCCGCTGACGGCCGCCGCCCTCGACGCGCACGGTGCCGCCCTCGGGCACGGCGGGCTGGTCGCCTTCGACCGGTCCGTCGCGCCCGCCGACGCCATGCGGCACGTGTGGGAGTTCGCCGCGGCGGAGAGCTGCGGCGCCTGCTCGCCGTGCCGGGTGGGCTCCCGCACGGGCCTGGAGTGGGCCCTGGCGGGCGCCCCGCCGGACGGGGCGTGGGAGCGGCTGTCGCGCGTGCTGGCCGAGGCGAGCCTGTGCGCCTTCGGGCGGCGCGTGCCGGCCGCCGTGCGGAGCCTGGCCCGCGCTTACGGGGAGCCGCTGGCGGGGTGGTCGCGATGA